A DNA window from Leptolyngbya sp. KIOST-1 contains the following coding sequences:
- a CDS encoding PIN domain nuclease, giving the protein MLLIDTSVWVNVLRDRSGQLRHQLEELIAERRILLTRFTQLELLQGSLNEQEWTTLSTYLESQDYLELKPSSWQEAARIYYDLRRQGLTVRSPIDCCIAQAALENNLLLIHCDRDFQTIAQVRSLQHLRFQP; this is encoded by the coding sequence ATGCTGCTGATTGACACATCGGTTTGGGTGAATGTCTTGCGCGATCGCAGTGGCCAGCTTCGCCACCAGCTTGAAGAACTGATAGCAGAACGCCGAATTTTACTGACTCGATTCACTCAGCTTGAGCTGCTTCAGGGCAGTCTTAACGAGCAAGAATGGACCACCCTTTCAACATACCTGGAATCGCAAGATTACCTTGAGCTAAAGCCTTCTTCTTGGCAAGAAGCCGCCCGAATTTATTACGATCTGCGTCGCCAGGGACTTACCGTCCGCAGTCCAATTGACTGCTGCATTGCCCAGGCGGCCCTAGAAAACAACTTGCTCCTGATTCACTGCGATCGCGACTTTCAAACCATTGCGCAAGTTCGTTCTCTTCAGCATTTGCGCTTTCAGCCTTGA
- a CDS encoding type II toxin-antitoxin system VapB family antitoxin — protein sequence MQITLDLDDNLINEALRLTNLSTQEELLNLALQELVKSRQKKNLLELAGKIQFSPDFDHKALREMGHAAD from the coding sequence ATGCAAATTACCCTCGATCTTGACGATAATTTGATCAACGAAGCTCTGAGACTAACCAACCTGAGCACCCAAGAAGAGTTGCTGAATCTGGCCTTGCAAGAGCTGGTCAAGTCGCGGCAGAAGAAAAATTTGCTTGAACTGGCGGGGAAGATTCAGTTTTCGCCAGACTTTGACCACAAAGCTCTGCGTGAAATGGGCCATGCTGCTGATTGA
- the adhE gene encoding bifunctional acetaldehyde-CoA/alcohol dehydrogenase, which translates to MSVTNLTELETLIQQVKAAQAQYATFTQEQVDRIFRAAAMAANNERIPLAKMAVAETGMGVVEDKVIKNHFASEYIYNKYKQEKTCGTLEKDEGFGIEKIAEPVGILAGVVPTTNPTSTAIFKALIALKTRNAIIFSPHPRAKQCSIAAAKIVRDAAEAAGAPAGLIGWIDEPTVDLSQSLMQHPDIKLILATGGPGMVKAAYSSGNPSLGVGAGNTPAVIDASADLPMAVSSILLSKTFDNGMICASEQSVVVVDSIYEQAKAEFETRGAYVMSPEETAAVRQIILKDGRLNAGIVGQSVEAIAALAGITVPVGAKVLMGEVEAVGTDEPFSYEKLCPILGFYRAKDFAAAVETAAALIRFGGMGHTSVLYTDPANRDDIAYFENALQTARVLINTPSSQGAIGDLYNFKLDPSLTLGCGTWGGNSVSENVGPHHLLNIKTVTQRRENMLWFRVPPKIYFKSGCLPVALRELAGKQRAFLITDKPLFDLGMLQPITQVLDEVGVAWDVFHDVEPDPTLSNVNQGLAQLRKFEPDVLIAVGGGSPMDAAKVMWLMYEQPQIEFEGLAMRFMDIRKRVYELPALGQKAQLICVPTTSGTGSEVTPFAVVTDDRVGIKYPLADYALTPNVAIVDPALTLHMPRSLTAFGGIDALTHALESYVSIMASDFTDGLALQAIKLLMEYLPRAYKNGAADPEAREKVHYAATIAGMAFANAFLGVCHSLAHKLGSTFHVPHGLANALMISHVIRYNATDAPFKQAIFPQYRYPNAKHRYAQIADHLGLGGTTDDEKVMRLVDAIEELKRQVEIPLTIRETLNAPEQDFYDHLELMSEQAFDDQCTGANPRYPLIRDMKELYTLAYGGCRVDASLYHQPDMAPELTLV; encoded by the coding sequence ATGTCCGTAACCAATCTGACCGAACTCGAAACCCTGATTCAACAGGTCAAAGCTGCCCAGGCGCAGTACGCCACCTTCACCCAAGAACAGGTCGATCGCATCTTTCGTGCCGCCGCTATGGCCGCCAACAACGAGCGCATTCCCCTGGCCAAAATGGCCGTGGCCGAAACCGGTATGGGCGTAGTTGAAGACAAGGTAATCAAAAATCACTTTGCTTCTGAATACATCTACAACAAGTACAAGCAGGAAAAGACCTGCGGCACCCTCGAAAAAGACGAGGGCTTTGGCATTGAAAAAATTGCTGAACCGGTGGGGATTCTGGCGGGTGTCGTGCCCACCACCAACCCCACCTCCACGGCTATCTTCAAGGCGTTGATCGCCCTCAAAACCCGCAACGCCATCATTTTTTCCCCCCACCCTAGGGCCAAGCAGTGCAGCATCGCCGCTGCCAAAATTGTGCGCGATGCCGCCGAAGCCGCCGGGGCCCCCGCCGGGCTGATCGGCTGGATTGACGAACCCACCGTGGACCTCTCCCAGTCGCTGATGCAGCACCCCGACATCAAGCTGATTTTGGCCACGGGCGGCCCTGGCATGGTGAAGGCGGCCTACTCCTCCGGCAACCCCTCCCTGGGGGTGGGGGCGGGCAACACCCCGGCGGTGATCGACGCCAGCGCCGACCTGCCCATGGCGGTCAGCTCGATTCTGCTCAGCAAAACCTTCGACAACGGCATGATCTGCGCCTCCGAGCAGTCGGTGGTGGTGGTGGATAGCATCTACGAGCAGGCCAAGGCCGAGTTTGAAACTCGCGGGGCTTACGTGATGAGCCCTGAGGAAACTGCTGCGGTGCGGCAGATCATCCTCAAGGACGGTCGGCTGAATGCGGGCATTGTGGGGCAGTCGGTGGAGGCGATCGCTGCCCTGGCGGGCATCACCGTCCCTGTGGGGGCCAAGGTGCTGATGGGCGAAGTGGAAGCCGTGGGCACCGACGAACCCTTCTCCTACGAGAAGCTGTGCCCGATCCTGGGCTTCTACCGGGCCAAGGATTTCGCGGCGGCGGTGGAGACGGCGGCGGCGCTGATTCGCTTTGGCGGCATGGGCCACACCTCGGTGCTCTACACCGACCCCGCCAACCGCGACGACATCGCCTACTTTGAGAACGCCCTGCAAACGGCCCGGGTGCTGATCAACACGCCCTCGTCCCAGGGGGCGATCGGTGACCTGTACAACTTCAAGCTTGACCCCTCGCTGACCCTGGGCTGCGGCACCTGGGGCGGCAACTCGGTGTCTGAGAACGTCGGCCCCCACCACCTGCTGAACATCAAGACCGTCACCCAGCGGCGGGAAAACATGCTGTGGTTCCGGGTGCCGCCCAAGATCTACTTCAAGTCGGGCTGTCTGCCGGTGGCCCTACGGGAACTGGCGGGCAAGCAGCGGGCCTTTTTGATTACCGACAAACCGCTGTTTGACCTGGGCATGCTGCAGCCCATCACCCAGGTGCTCGACGAGGTGGGGGTGGCCTGGGATGTGTTCCACGATGTGGAGCCCGACCCCACCCTGAGCAATGTCAATCAAGGTCTTGCCCAGCTGCGCAAGTTTGAGCCCGACGTGCTGATCGCCGTGGGCGGCGGCTCGCCCATGGATGCGGCCAAGGTAATGTGGCTGATGTACGAGCAGCCCCAGATCGAGTTTGAGGGGCTGGCGATGCGGTTTATGGACATCCGCAAGCGAGTGTACGAGCTGCCCGCCCTGGGCCAGAAGGCGCAGCTGATCTGCGTGCCCACCACCTCGGGCACCGGCTCGGAGGTGACCCCCTTTGCGGTGGTGACCGACGATCGCGTCGGCATCAAGTACCCCCTGGCGGACTATGCGCTAACGCCCAATGTGGCGATCGTGGACCCAGCCCTGACCCTGCACATGCCCCGCAGCCTGACGGCCTTTGGCGGCATCGACGCGCTCACCCACGCCCTGGAGTCCTACGTATCGATTATGGCCAGCGACTTTACCGACGGGCTGGCGCTGCAAGCGATCAAGCTGCTGATGGAGTACCTGCCTCGGGCCTACAAAAACGGTGCGGCAGACCCCGAGGCGCGGGAAAAAGTGCACTACGCCGCCACGATCGCGGGTATGGCCTTTGCCAATGCCTTCCTGGGGGTGTGCCACTCGCTGGCCCACAAGCTGGGGTCTACCTTCCACGTGCCCCACGGTCTGGCCAACGCGCTGATGATCAGCCACGTGATCCGCTACAACGCCACCGATGCGCCCTTCAAGCAGGCGATCTTCCCGCAGTACCGCTACCCCAATGCCAAGCACCGCTACGCCCAGATTGCCGATCACCTGGGCCTGGGCGGCACCACCGACGACGAGAAGGTGATGCGGCTGGTGGATGCGATCGAGGAGCTGAAGCGCCAGGTGGAAATCCCGCTGACCATTCGCGAAACCCTGAATGCGCCGGAGCAGGATTTCTACGACCACCTGGAGCTGATGTCGGAGCAGGCCTTCGATGACCAGTGCACTGGGGCCAACCCCCGCTACCCGCTGATCCGCGATATGAAGGAGCTGTACACCCTGGCCTACGGCGGCTGCCGGGTGGATGCCAGCCTGTACCACCAGCCGGACATGGCCCCTGAGTTGACCCTAGTGTAA
- a CDS encoding OsmC family protein: MDVHVTYQDGVKFQASCRGHTILSDQPLNNYGQDQGMTPPEWFLASLGACVGFYAVKYLEARHLATSGLDIAVTADKTTDPLRIDHIHIQVKTSVPLESRHQKGLERAVDACIIHNTLTHPPTMTTEILMPAIAG; encoded by the coding sequence ATGGACGTTCACGTAACTTACCAAGACGGTGTCAAGTTTCAAGCCAGTTGCCGAGGGCACACCATCCTGAGCGATCAACCCTTAAATAACTACGGTCAAGATCAGGGAATGACTCCCCCAGAGTGGTTTCTGGCCTCCCTGGGAGCCTGTGTTGGATTTTACGCAGTGAAATATCTTGAAGCTCGCCATCTAGCCACCAGTGGACTGGATATTGCTGTCACCGCCGACAAGACTACCGATCCCCTGCGCATCGACCATATCCACATTCAAGTTAAGACTTCGGTTCCTCTGGAGTCGCGCCATCAAAAAGGACTAGAACGAGCCGTGGATGCTTGCATTATTCACAATACCCTCACCCACCCGCCAACGATGACAACGGAGATTCTCATGCCTGCGATCGCGGGGTGA
- the pflA gene encoding pyruvate formate-lyase-activating protein: MSPSVPTRTQTGRIHSLETCGTVDGPGIRFVVFTQGCPLRCLYCHNPDCQEIHGGTVMTVDEIMAQIDHTKTYLRKGGVTVSGGEPLMQPEFVAAIFRRCHEMGLHTALDTSGYVHIEAAEPVLDNTDLVLLDIKSYNADLFHKVTSVSIEPTLNFARYLAEINKPTWIRFVLVPGLTDPEENVVGLAKFVGTLDNVERVEVLPFHKMGEYKWQQLGLPYTLGNTQPPTPALVEHVIQIFRSQGLTAV, translated from the coding sequence ATGTCCCCCTCTGTCCCCACCCGCACCCAAACGGGTCGCATCCACTCCCTCGAAACCTGCGGCACCGTCGATGGTCCCGGCATTCGCTTCGTGGTCTTCACCCAGGGCTGCCCTCTACGCTGCCTCTACTGCCACAACCCCGACTGCCAGGAGATCCACGGCGGCACGGTGATGACGGTGGACGAGATCATGGCGCAGATTGACCACACTAAAACCTACCTGCGCAAAGGCGGTGTCACCGTCAGCGGCGGTGAGCCGTTGATGCAGCCCGAATTTGTCGCCGCAATTTTTCGTCGTTGCCACGAGATGGGGCTCCACACGGCCCTGGATACCTCGGGCTACGTCCACATCGAAGCGGCGGAACCCGTATTGGACAATACCGATTTAGTTTTATTAGATATCAAATCTTACAATGCGGATTTGTTCCATAAAGTGACTAGTGTTTCTATCGAACCGACGCTGAACTTCGCCCGTTATTTAGCAGAGATTAATAAGCCCACCTGGATACGGTTTGTGTTAGTTCCTGGCCTCACTGATCCTGAAGAAAATGTGGTGGGTTTAGCCAAATTTGTGGGCACCCTAGATAATGTGGAAAGGGTAGAAGTACTGCCCTTTCACAAAATGGGAGAATACAAATGGCAGCAACTTGGACTTCCCTACACGCTGGGCAACACACAGCCACCGACACCCGCACTGGTTGAGCACGTCATTCAGATATTTCGAAGTCAGGGCTTAACCGCTGTTTAA
- a CDS encoding ATP-binding protein translates to MAQVQTADFDPSHRSGALWLLGTAPVTVPPTTSLVEVIANLGDSSIPGHRCVLVVDEQRLVGVATDRDAVRLMISGLDLTTPVGETTPDVSTVISIDDTLKPLEVVDLMRQRQIDHLPVVDGDGQPVRLITTTSLQQVLLPPHVLKLQRAQSRMTTDLVTVHPTDSALAVASLLVDYQLSCVTVVEPQDGTLLGQVLRQDVLRFKARQLDLAHLPVQAMMRDVAFRLRPDDSLWLAYQEMSQRCLPCLIVVGEAEQPLGIVRQTDLLYGPDLRGWQASFSHLWQTLKQSDNEQVELWKSHSSELERLVQGRTEQLEEQAKCDRLLTTLTQRIHESLDAQEILATTVREVRQLLQADRALVYRFETTSRGTIVVEAVVPPWQSLLGRTIEDTCFETLWAEVYKAGHVQVVENVQQAGFKPCHSAMLTALQIRANLVVPIVCHHKLWGLLVINQCGAARRWRDWEVRLVEQLARSVAIAIHQSELYRQLQEDLEARKQYEVHLQQLNDQLEQRVEERTVSLRQVAEQLRQEVDQRRKTEKNLAQLNQQLQAVLNAVPAMVSWVSGEGLYLGCNHRLAAYFNLSPADFIGQPLGFLNAMSPFCSFAREFLAGCENLTSREMQVSIHGATSHWLLVAQKYDQGSAAVFVGLDISDREQAKAALKASEVKFRSLVEQTNDWVWEIDQRFYFSYINPRATEILDCPADDILGHRFTDFMAADEAVRFNTILDLLMGQRQPFTQIEATCLRPSGEAVILEISGSPIFTPEGEFMGYRGITRDITERKQIEVDIRKALTREKELNDLKTRFISMASHEFRTPLTTILASAETLERYSHKFTPEKQQSVLQRIQTSVHHVIGLLNDVLTVGKADSDKLDCTLAPIDVQQVCRDLVEEVQLAQTASASPIEFVAVGELFQVLADEKLLRHILLNLLSNAIKYSPELTPVSFTLTCGGEQIVMQVRDRGIGIPATDHDQLFSAFHRAKNVGNISGTGLGLVIAKRAAEAHHGQISFTSEVGKGTTFTVVLPLMPWNDSHRPDAGPDDTETVLPWG, encoded by the coding sequence ATGGCCCAAGTTCAAACCGCAGATTTTGACCCCAGCCATAGGTCAGGGGCGCTTTGGCTTTTAGGCACAGCACCAGTAACAGTCCCCCCAACCACCTCCCTGGTGGAGGTGATAGCTAATCTGGGAGACAGCTCAATTCCAGGCCACCGCTGCGTTTTGGTCGTAGACGAGCAGCGGTTGGTGGGGGTGGCCACAGACCGCGACGCGGTTCGGCTGATGATCAGCGGTTTGGATCTGACTACCCCCGTCGGTGAGACGACGCCCGACGTGTCGACGGTGATATCAATAGATGACACCCTCAAACCCCTTGAGGTTGTGGATCTGATGCGCCAGCGGCAAATTGATCATCTGCCCGTGGTTGACGGCGATGGGCAGCCGGTACGTCTGATTACGACGACCTCCCTGCAGCAGGTGCTGCTGCCGCCCCACGTGCTCAAACTGCAGCGGGCGCAGTCCCGCATGACCACCGATCTCGTCACCGTCCACCCAACCGATTCAGCCCTTGCCGTTGCCAGCCTGTTGGTGGACTATCAGCTCAGCTGTGTCACGGTGGTTGAACCCCAAGACGGCACCCTGCTGGGGCAGGTGCTGCGGCAAGATGTGCTGCGGTTTAAGGCTCGTCAGCTGGATCTAGCGCACCTGCCAGTGCAGGCAATGATGCGCGATGTAGCGTTTCGCCTGCGCCCCGACGACTCGCTCTGGCTGGCCTACCAGGAGATGAGCCAGCGCTGTTTGCCCTGCCTGATTGTAGTGGGCGAGGCAGAGCAGCCGTTGGGGATTGTGCGCCAGACCGACCTGCTCTACGGTCCCGATCTGCGAGGCTGGCAGGCCTCGTTTAGCCACCTCTGGCAAACCTTAAAACAGTCGGATAACGAGCAGGTTGAGCTGTGGAAAAGCCACAGCTCAGAGCTGGAGCGCTTGGTGCAGGGTCGCACCGAACAGCTTGAGGAGCAAGCCAAGTGCGATCGCCTGCTGACCACGCTCACCCAGCGCATCCATGAATCCCTGGATGCCCAAGAAATTCTCGCCACCACAGTGAGGGAGGTGCGGCAGCTCCTCCAGGCCGATCGCGCGCTGGTCTATCGGTTCGAAACGACCTCTCGCGGCACCATAGTTGTAGAAGCGGTGGTGCCCCCGTGGCAGTCGCTGCTGGGGCGGACCATTGAAGACACCTGCTTTGAAACGCTCTGGGCTGAGGTCTACAAGGCTGGGCATGTTCAAGTGGTAGAAAACGTTCAGCAGGCGGGGTTCAAGCCGTGCCACAGTGCGATGCTCACAGCCCTCCAGATCAGGGCTAACCTGGTGGTTCCCATCGTCTGCCACCACAAGCTCTGGGGCCTGCTGGTCATCAACCAGTGTGGCGCAGCTCGCCGCTGGCGCGATTGGGAAGTACGTCTGGTTGAGCAACTGGCGCGATCGGTGGCCATTGCCATTCACCAATCGGAGTTGTACCGACAGCTGCAGGAGGATCTAGAGGCCCGCAAACAGTACGAAGTCCACCTGCAACAGCTCAACGACCAGCTCGAACAGCGGGTGGAGGAGCGGACGGTTTCCCTGCGGCAGGTGGCCGAACAGCTGCGTCAGGAGGTGGACCAGCGCCGCAAGACCGAAAAAAACCTGGCCCAGCTGAATCAGCAGCTCCAGGCGGTGCTGAATGCCGTACCGGCCATGGTGTCCTGGGTCAGTGGGGAGGGCCTGTACCTGGGCTGTAACCACCGTTTGGCCGCCTACTTCAACCTCAGCCCCGCTGACTTCATTGGTCAGCCGCTGGGATTTTTAAATGCCATGTCACCCTTCTGCTCCTTTGCACGGGAGTTTCTGGCGGGTTGTGAAAACCTGACCAGCCGGGAGATGCAGGTTTCTATCCACGGCGCGACCAGTCACTGGCTCCTGGTGGCCCAAAAGTACGATCAGGGCAGCGCGGCGGTATTTGTCGGGCTGGATATTAGCGATCGCGAGCAGGCCAAAGCGGCGCTGAAAGCGAGCGAAGTCAAATTTCGTAGCCTGGTCGAACAAACCAACGACTGGGTGTGGGAAATCGACCAACGGTTTTACTTTAGCTACATCAACCCCCGCGCCACCGAAATCCTGGACTGCCCAGCCGATGATATTCTGGGCCATCGCTTTACCGACTTTATGGCCGCCGATGAAGCGGTGCGGTTTAACACCATTCTGGACCTCCTGATGGGGCAACGCCAGCCCTTCACCCAGATTGAAGCCACCTGCCTGCGCCCCAGCGGTGAGGCCGTCATTCTAGAAATTAGCGGTTCCCCCATTTTCACGCCCGAGGGGGAATTTATGGGCTATCGGGGGATCACCCGCGACATTACCGAGCGCAAGCAAATTGAGGTCGACATTCGTAAGGCACTAACCCGCGAAAAAGAACTCAACGATCTCAAAACTCGCTTTATCTCAATGGCGTCCCACGAGTTCCGCACCCCCCTGACCACTATTCTGGCCTCGGCCGAAACCCTGGAGCGCTACAGCCACAAGTTCACTCCCGAAAAGCAGCAGTCGGTGCTTCAGCGCATTCAAACCTCAGTGCACCACGTGATTGGCCTGCTCAACGATGTGCTCACGGTGGGCAAAGCCGACTCGGATAAGCTAGATTGCACCCTGGCCCCCATTGATGTGCAACAGGTTTGCCGCGACCTGGTGGAGGAAGTGCAACTAGCCCAAACCGCCAGCGCCAGCCCCATCGAGTTTGTCGCCGTTGGGGAACTGTTTCAGGTGCTGGCCGATGAGAAGCTGCTGCGGCATATTTTGCTCAATTTGCTCTCCAACGCGATCAAATACTCCCCTGAACTGACGCCCGTTTCGTTTACCCTGACCTGTGGGGGTGAGCAGATTGTGATGCAGGTGCGCGATCGCGGCATTGGCATTCCCGCTACCGACCATGACCAATTGTTCAGTGCCTTTCATCGGGCCAAAAACGTGGGCAATATCTCGGGCACGGGCCTGGGGTTGGTGATTGCCAAGCGGGCCGCCGAAGCTCACCACGGGCAAATTTCGTTTACTAGCGAGGTGGGCAAGGGCACCACCTTCACGGTTGTCCTGCCGCTGATGCCCTGGAATGACTCCCATCGCCCGGATGCAGGGCCGGATGACACCGAGACGGTCTTGCCCTGGGGATAG
- a CDS encoding response regulator, whose protein sequence is MAKILVIEDETGVRDSIIDILNAEDFIVDSATNGEEGLRQIYEFQPDMVICDVMMPVLDGFGVLQQVRQNPDLATLPFVFLTAKAERNDFRSGMDLGADDYLTKPFTHDDLLRMIRTRLEAQGAVKEETQQRLNALRSSISTSLPRELGAPMREILSLATTLIEQADSMATEEVVTLAKAIHRNAQRTTRLTQNVMLFAKLERLSASSRAADTFQRQHTDSADQVITEMAQLVAADYLRDDDLEISLEPISAPMSEVQLRKVCEELIDNAFKFSAAGTPVKVFGSHSDGVTTFYIIDYGQGMTPDQIAHLGAYLQFEPEAETTGTGLGLTIAQRLVELQGGEVLIESIPGKQTIVRVALPN, encoded by the coding sequence ATGGCTAAAATTTTGGTGATCGAAGATGAAACTGGGGTGCGCGACAGCATCATCGATATTCTCAATGCCGAAGACTTTATTGTCGACAGCGCCACCAACGGGGAAGAGGGGCTCCGCCAAATTTACGAATTCCAGCCTGATATGGTGATTTGCGATGTGATGATGCCGGTGCTCGATGGCTTTGGCGTGCTACAGCAGGTGCGCCAAAATCCTGACCTGGCCACCCTGCCCTTTGTGTTTCTGACGGCCAAGGCTGAGCGCAACGACTTTCGCAGCGGCATGGACCTGGGTGCTGACGACTACCTCACCAAGCCCTTCACCCACGACGACCTGCTGCGAATGATCCGCACTCGCCTGGAGGCCCAGGGGGCGGTCAAAGAAGAAACTCAGCAGCGGCTCAATGCCCTGCGAAGCAGCATCAGTACATCCCTGCCCCGGGAGCTAGGTGCTCCCATGCGGGAGATTCTCAGCCTGGCAACGACGCTGATCGAGCAGGCCGACTCCATGGCAACGGAGGAAGTGGTTACCCTGGCCAAGGCTATTCACCGCAACGCCCAGCGCACCACCCGCCTAACCCAGAACGTCATGCTGTTTGCCAAACTAGAGCGGCTCAGCGCCAGTTCAAGGGCGGCCGATACCTTTCAGCGGCAGCACACCGACAGTGCCGATCAGGTGATTACCGAGATGGCCCAACTCGTCGCCGCCGACTACCTGCGCGACGATGACCTGGAGATCTCCCTGGAACCGATCTCGGCCCCCATGTCTGAAGTACAGCTGCGCAAGGTCTGCGAGGAGCTGATCGACAATGCCTTTAAGTTTTCTGCCGCAGGTACCCCAGTCAAGGTGTTTGGTTCCCACAGCGATGGAGTCACGACGTTTTACATTATTGACTATGGCCAGGGGATGACCCCAGACCAGATTGCGCACCTGGGGGCTTACCTTCAGTTTGAACCCGAAGCAGAGACGACGGGCACCGGTCTCGGCCTCACTATCGCTCAGCGACTGGTCGAACTACAAGGGGGGGAAGTGCTGATTGAGAGTATTCCTGGCAAGCAGACCATCGTGCGAGTTGCCCTGCCCAACTGA
- a CDS encoding methyltransferase family protein — MRVKHVINLHKGTTAIYVAALMVAYQNFGLGPWVYLALHSTYGLLWLLKDRLYPDKQWEQPIALGAAVFTFGFIGLYWVAPFLLISRGVEPPLPLVAGAIALNILGVFLHYASDAQKYFTLKYQPGLITEGFFARCRNTNYLGEILIYLSFALLAMHWLPFAIVGLVAALVFVPNMRKKDESLSRYPEFADYRARSGLLLPRLFGGVGAGAQVSSTAQPQLED, encoded by the coding sequence ATGCGAGTCAAGCACGTTATCAACCTCCACAAGGGCACTACCGCCATCTACGTCGCGGCTTTGATGGTGGCCTACCAGAATTTTGGTCTGGGGCCGTGGGTCTACCTGGCGCTCCACAGCACCTACGGCCTACTGTGGCTGCTGAAAGATCGGCTGTACCCCGATAAGCAGTGGGAGCAGCCCATCGCCCTGGGAGCCGCTGTTTTTACCTTTGGGTTTATTGGCCTGTACTGGGTAGCACCCTTTTTGCTGATCAGTCGGGGGGTAGAGCCGCCGCTGCCGCTGGTGGCCGGAGCGATCGCCCTCAACATTCTGGGGGTTTTTCTGCACTATGCCAGCGATGCCCAGAAGTACTTCACCCTCAAGTACCAGCCGGGGCTGATTACCGAAGGGTTCTTTGCCCGCTGCCGCAATACCAACTACCTGGGCGAGATTTTGATCTATCTCTCCTTTGCCCTGCTGGCGATGCACTGGCTGCCCTTTGCCATTGTGGGGTTGGTGGCAGCCCTGGTATTTGTGCCCAACATGCGCAAAAAGGACGAGTCGCTCTCGCGCTATCCAGAGTTTGCCGACTACAGGGCGCGATCGGGGCTGCTGTTGCCACGGTTGTTCGGAGGCGTTGGCGCTGGTGCTCAGGTATCTTCCACTGCGCAACCGCAGTTGGAAGATTAA
- a CDS encoding DUF2283 domain-containing protein encodes MNIEYDPDVDALYLRLAEGEIVESDSIAPDVIYDYDADERVVGVELLRVSANLPELAIKAFPFRNLEQQVEFMRFLEAIADADLQAKLAFARQILQNQQALLQSA; translated from the coding sequence ATGAATATTGAATACGATCCCGACGTTGATGCTCTTTACCTCCGCTTAGCTGAGGGTGAAATTGTCGAGTCTGACTCAATAGCCCCCGATGTGATATACGACTATGATGCCGATGAGCGGGTGGTTGGAGTTGAGCTTTTGAGAGTAAGCGCTAATCTGCCAGAGCTAGCTATCAAGGCTTTCCCGTTTCGGAACCTGGAGCAGCAGGTGGAATTTATGCGCTTTTTAGAGGCGATCGCCGATGCCGACCTGCAGGCCAAGCTCGCTTTCGCCAGACAAATTTTGCAAAACCAGCAGGCTTTGCTGCAAAGCGCCTAA
- a CDS encoding DUF4258 domain-containing protein, which translates to MLAGKSAVVHSHLALMANDKISYSLSHHAQLRLAERKIEWAWVTLTLAEPALTEPHPEDPTCQCAYRAIPEADRRVLKVVYNRTTDPWHIVTIHFDRRMRGRL; encoded by the coding sequence ATGCTGGCGGGGAAGTCGGCAGTTGTGCATTCCCACCTAGCCCTAATGGCTAATGACAAAATCTCCTACAGCTTGAGCCACCATGCTCAGCTGAGACTAGCTGAGCGCAAAATTGAATGGGCTTGGGTTACTCTTACACTTGCAGAGCCAGCTCTGACTGAGCCCCACCCAGAAGACCCCACCTGCCAATGTGCTTATCGGGCAATACCAGAGGCCGACAGGCGGGTCTTGAAGGTTGTTTACAATAGGACTACCGATCCCTGGCATATAGTGACGATCCACTTCGACAGGCGAATGCGTGGCAGGCTATGA